A stretch of Lactuca sativa cultivar Salinas chromosome 6, Lsat_Salinas_v11, whole genome shotgun sequence DNA encodes these proteins:
- the LOC128126816 gene encoding probable serine/threonine protein kinase IREH1, whose translation MENSSIPGILEKITGKDKDYRYMATSDLLNELNKEGFKLDNDLELRLSNTVLQQVDGAACDVSGLDVKCLAPLVLALEYLHSLRVVHRDIKPDNLLILTDFGLSKVGLINSIDNLSGPAVSGTSLLGDNETHSSLSSPSPSLSSTETQQERRKNRSAVGTPYYLASEILLGTGNDWWSVGVILFELIVGIPPSNAEHPQMIFDNILNGYIPWYAVTDEMSPDAQDLIHQLLTEDPNQRLGARGATEEAE comes from the exons ATGGAAAATTCATCCATACCTGGTATCCTAGAGAAG ATCACTGGGAAGGACAAAGACTATAGATATATGGCAACTTCAGACCTATTAAACGAATTAAACAAAGAGGGGTTTAAACTTGACAACGACCTTGAGTTGAGATTGTCCAATACTGTTCTACAACAGGTTGATGGTGCAGCTTGTGACGTGTCTGGATTGGATGTTAAGTGTCTTGCTCCTCTG GTGCTTGCTTTGGAGTATTTACATTCCCTGCGTGTGGTTCACCGTGATATAAAACCGGATAATTTATTGATT TTAACTGATTTTGGGCTGTCAAAGGTTGGTCTAATTAACAGTATAGACAATTTATCTGGTCCAGCAGTGAGTGGCACATCACTATTGGGTGATAATGAGACTCACTCATCTCTCTCATCTCCATCTCCATCTCTGTCTTCCACTGAGACTCAGCAAGAAAGACGCAAAAACCGCTCTGCTGTTGGAACTCCATACTATTTGGCATCCGAGATTCTTCTGGGAACTGGAAATG ATTGGTGGTCTGTTGGTGTAATACTATTTGAGCTAATTGTTGGCATTCCTCCTTCCAATGCagagcaccctcag ATGATATTTGACAACATTCTCAACGGGTACATACCTTGGTATGCAGTGACAGATGAAATGAGCCCTGATGCCCAGGATCTCATTCATCA ATTACTGACAGAAGATCCTAACCAGAGACTAGGAGCTAGGGGAGCAACCGAG GAAGCTGAATAA